A genomic segment from Maniola hyperantus chromosome 4, iAphHyp1.2, whole genome shotgun sequence encodes:
- the LOC117997038 gene encoding 4'-phosphopantetheine phosphatase, whose protein sequence is MEHFGLSHILYEPDKYSPDTLDLLSDEEAREYWLNTCEKLVEKYVNFALSNTEDPTVEIRALKFKTCYIEALKELRINPLAHGQLTIRLLLDVNETCLRSQGFFDLWKQQKKYENETALATLAVRLAEIDAVPDNRQRWTELCRGVLAGNMFDWGAQAVTSILNCGLYEALEKIQKRPWLYDGLEKWLEKLEKTVHHCAAVFVDNSGVDIVLGILPFVRALLLRGTSVILCANEWPALNDITNVELEEVLQRASLICPILAAALATGDLVVRSSGQRGPCLDLRTISVGLCTEMKMRGVDLIILEGMGRALHTNLNARLAVDSLKLAVVKNAWLAQRLGGPLFSVIFLYEDKPSDI, encoded by the exons ATGGAACATTTTGGCTTATCTCATATTTTATATGAGCCAGATAAATATAGCCCAGATACTTTGGACTTATTAAGTGACGAAGAAGCAAGGGAATATTGGCTAAATACATGCGAAAAGCTGGTGGAAAAATATGTTAATTTTGCCCTCTCTAATACTGAAGATCCAACTGTTGAAATAAGAGCTTTGAAATTTAAGACTTGCTACATAGAGGCTTTAAAAGAACTTAGAATTAATCCTCT TGCTCACGGACAATTGACTATACGACTGCTTCTTGACGTCAACGAAACATGTCTTCGTTCTCAAGgcttttttgatttatggaaGCAGCAAAAAAAGTACGAAAATGAGACTGCACTTGCTACACTTGCTGTAAGATTGGCAGAAATTGATGCTGTGCCAGATAATCGACAAAGATGGACAGAATTGTGTAGAGGAGTCTTGGCTG GTAATATGTTTGATTGGGGTGCACAGGCTGTAACTTCTATACTAAATTGTGGACTTTATGAAGCTCTTGAGAAGATCCAAAAAAGGCCATGGCTTTATGATGGCTTAGAAAAATGgttggaaaagttagag AAAACTGTTCATCACTGTGCTGCTGTTTTTGTTGACAACAGTGGTGTTGACATAGTATTAGGCATCTTGCCATTTGTAAGAGCATTGTTACTGAGGGGCACATCAGTTATACTCTGTGCTAATGAGTGGCCAGCACTCAATGACATCACAAATGTTGAGCTGGAAGAAGTTCTTCAGCGTGCATCTCTCATATGCCCTATCCTAGCAGCTGCTTTGGCTACTGGGGACTTAGTAGTTAGGTCTAGTGGACAAAGAGGTCCTTGCCTTGATCTCAGAACTATCAGTGTAG GGCTTTGTACAGAAATGAAGATGAGAGGAGtagatttaataattttagaagGAATGGGAAGAGCTCttcatacaaatttaaatgCGCGTCTTGCAGTGGATTCTCTGAAATTAGCTGTTGTAAAAAATGCTTGGTTAGCCCAACGACTTGGTGGTCCATTATTTTCAGTAATTTTTCTCTATGAAGATAAACCTTCAGACATATAA
- the Tango11 gene encoding transport and Golgi organization protein 11, whose product MQYPSDESYSRLISHNMTVPHRIKATGDIVDEDNLPNGLVSGWDYANEKFDMKVPERILVVGQDQHLGTKAPPREIQLDNAVLPTDPGMIRVSTPPRVITLDQHYFPSADDFPAELANSPPRSIRPMRSLGDGARSTTPHPDQFNESTMTESRLVLRDPTPPMGNGEGLSASEEMVHLRRQIVKLNRRVMAIEAEQLQRQQKEKIAYAISIAYLLFKVIAWLNRS is encoded by the exons ATGCAATATCCATCCGACGAGTCGTACAGTCGGTTGATAAGCCATAACATGACAGTACCACATAGGATAAAG GCAACTGGGGATATTGTTGATGAAGATAATCTCCCTAATGGACTAGTATCAGGATGGGATTATGCCAATGAGAAATTTGATATGAAGGTTCCTGAACGAATCCTTGTAGTGGGCCAAGACCAGCACTTAG GTACAAAAGCACCCCCTAGAGAGATTCAACTGGACAATGCAGTTTTACCAACTGACCCTGGCATGATCAGAGTGAGCACTCCTCCTCGTGTTATAACTCTGGATCAACACTACTTTCCTTCTGCTGATGACTTTCCAGCTGAGCTGGCTAACTCTCCTCCAAGAAGCATTCGGCCCATGCGTTCTTTGGGTGATGGAGCAAGATCCACTACACCACATCCTGACCAGTTCAACGAATCTACTATGACTGAATCACGATTAGTTCTAAG aGATCCAACACCACCAATGGGTAATGGAGAGGGACTTTCTGCATCTGAAGAGATGGTGCATCTACGAAGGCAGATTGTCAAACTGAATCGCCGTGTAATGGCTATTGAGGCAGAACAGCTGCAAAGACagcaaaaagaaaaaattgctTATGCAATAAGTATTGCTTACTTATTGTTCAAAGTTATTGCTTGGTTGAATAGATCTTAA